One genomic segment of Fervidobacterium pennivorans includes these proteins:
- a CDS encoding HD-GYP domain-containing protein has product MEDVKKYNYSYYIYNELKSYGILKSIYLIVNGDIFEARVSKIYAQGVLDKIAKMLASLGANKLIVLDSKGEAIYSVDKDLKQIPDDKMQEYITRLKPLTKKLPSDSNYLEKMSLHKVYVFRRLTVDIGRNSIFTPVYFYVEYTINRYLTPIVVTLILILAVNFGAIFFVAQGSKKIAEAVTSPFGPLISSMKEFLINKTYNPYPVKTDIQEIEEIANEYNELAQEIAASFEEMLAMNKALENSFNKLLELEREIEESYLSFAHQLSVIAESYDETTGNHIERVGKLSAWFAEKLGLEPEKINKIRAFAPLHDIGKILVPNDILNKPGKLTDEEFEIMKKHVEYAGKLLGDSEYFEIARNIALYHHEKYDGSGYLKGLKGEEIPIEARIVALADIYDALRSERPYKKALSHEEALKIIFEGDGRTKPEHFDPRVLEILRENSEEIKRVWEEINNRR; this is encoded by the coding sequence TTGGAGGATGTTAAAAAATACAATTACAGTTACTACATATACAATGAATTAAAGTCGTACGGAATACTAAAGAGTATTTATCTGATTGTCAACGGTGATATATTCGAGGCAAGAGTTTCAAAAATCTACGCCCAAGGGGTTTTAGACAAAATAGCGAAAATGCTGGCAAGCCTTGGAGCTAATAAGCTTATCGTGTTGGATTCGAAAGGCGAAGCAATATACAGTGTCGACAAAGACTTGAAACAAATACCAGACGATAAAATGCAGGAGTATATTACACGACTAAAGCCTCTCACTAAAAAGTTGCCGTCAGACAGTAACTATTTGGAAAAAATGAGTCTACACAAAGTTTACGTATTTAGAAGACTCACTGTAGATATTGGAAGAAACAGCATATTTACCCCTGTATACTTTTATGTTGAATACACAATTAATCGTTATCTGACACCCATTGTGGTGACGCTCATATTAATACTTGCTGTCAATTTTGGTGCCATATTCTTTGTTGCACAGGGTAGCAAAAAGATAGCGGAAGCAGTTACTTCTCCATTTGGACCATTGATATCCTCCATGAAAGAGTTCCTCATAAATAAAACTTACAACCCCTATCCTGTAAAAACTGATATCCAAGAGATAGAAGAAATTGCAAATGAATATAACGAGCTCGCTCAGGAAATAGCTGCTTCATTTGAAGAAATGCTTGCAATGAACAAAGCTTTGGAAAATTCCTTCAACAAATTGTTAGAACTTGAAAGAGAGATAGAGGAGTCTTACTTGTCATTTGCGCACCAACTATCTGTTATTGCAGAAAGTTACGATGAGACGACCGGTAACCATATTGAACGGGTTGGTAAATTGTCGGCGTGGTTTGCGGAAAAGTTAGGTCTTGAGCCAGAAAAAATAAATAAAATCCGGGCTTTTGCTCCGCTCCATGACATTGGAAAGATACTAGTTCCAAATGATATACTCAACAAACCTGGTAAGCTGACCGATGAAGAATTTGAGATTATGAAAAAACATGTTGAGTATGCTGGTAAACTTCTTGGTGATTCCGAGTATTTTGAAATAGCACGAAATATAGCACTTTATCACCATGAAAAATACGATGGTAGCGGTTATTTGAAAGGACTGAAGGGAGAAGAGATACCAATAGAAGCAAGGATTGTGGCGCTTGCTGATATATACGATGCGTTGAGGTCAGAAAGACCGTATAAAAAAGCCTTATCCCATGAGGAGGCTTTAAAAATTATTTTTGAAGGTGACGGCAGAACAAAACCTGAACACTTTGACCCTAGGGTGTTAGAAATACTTAGAGAAAACAGCGAAGAGATAAAGCGCGTCTGGGAGGAGATCAACAACAGAAGGTAG
- a CDS encoding response regulator: MERTKVMIVDDSKTVHAELSSILSELIWNGKDLDIEHTYGYEEFKKIFVPEKYALVITDLVMESDDAGIKVINHIRHTCNDKKTRIILMTANPEKIPTDLLTRDYDINAYIEKESLSPFSTKLTVLSLLKTYQDITSLEQAIVTLENVAANASEMSLPELLINTFLQVRTFLCLKLPDIKLTGEIFVNNERIFPPKFMNSEHLEYRYDFHTKVQKDNILFVVYSPKQLNSLETSYIRSLLKNLQTSLISTKRSDIEEEFVIMLSKVIEARSADTGDHVNRVAELSCYLAEYLGFSSSDAKLIKKASALHDIGKVGVPDYILNKPGKLDEKEFSIIKEHTLIGFEILRNSTLNIFEIGAVVALEHHERWDGSGYPYGLQGEEIAVEARIVQVADVFEALTHDRCYRPAWSVEKAVEYMNDMKGRQFDPMVIDAFNKHLKDMIAIVKSNYSEEV, encoded by the coding sequence ATGGAAAGAACAAAAGTTATGATTGTTGATGATTCCAAAACAGTCCATGCAGAACTTTCATCAATATTAAGCGAGCTCATTTGGAATGGTAAAGATTTAGATATTGAACACACTTACGGATACGAGGAGTTCAAAAAAATCTTTGTCCCCGAAAAATACGCGCTTGTGATAACCGATTTAGTAATGGAGAGCGATGACGCGGGAATTAAAGTTATAAACCACATCAGACACACGTGCAATGATAAAAAAACGAGGATAATCTTGATGACTGCGAATCCTGAGAAAATTCCAACTGATTTGCTTACAAGAGACTACGATATAAATGCTTATATAGAGAAGGAAAGTCTTTCCCCATTTTCAACAAAACTCACAGTTTTGTCGCTTCTCAAAACTTACCAAGATATAACGTCACTTGAACAAGCAATCGTTACCTTAGAAAATGTTGCAGCAAACGCTTCCGAAATGAGTCTTCCAGAGCTGCTTATAAATACCTTTCTCCAGGTGCGCACGTTTTTGTGCTTAAAACTTCCGGATATTAAACTCACCGGAGAAATCTTCGTGAACAACGAGCGTATTTTCCCACCAAAGTTTATGAACAGCGAACATTTGGAATATAGATACGATTTTCACACAAAAGTTCAAAAGGACAATATTCTTTTTGTGGTCTATTCACCAAAACAACTGAACTCACTTGAAACATCATACATAAGAAGCCTTTTGAAAAACCTTCAAACGTCCCTTATTTCCACAAAACGTTCAGATATTGAGGAAGAATTTGTTATCATGCTTTCTAAAGTTATTGAGGCAAGATCAGCAGACACCGGAGACCATGTGAATCGCGTTGCCGAACTATCTTGTTATTTGGCAGAATACCTCGGTTTTAGCTCCAGTGATGCAAAGTTAATCAAGAAAGCCTCAGCATTACACGACATTGGAAAAGTCGGAGTGCCTGATTACATATTAAACAAACCGGGGAAACTCGATGAGAAGGAATTTTCAATTATAAAAGAGCATACCTTAATCGGTTTCGAAATTCTTAGGAATTCTACGTTAAACATCTTTGAGATAGGTGCGGTCGTCGCTCTGGAACACCACGAAAGGTGGGACGGAAGTGGCTATCCCTATGGCCTTCAAGGCGAGGAGATAGCAGTAGAAGCACGAATAGTTCAAGTCGCCGATGTTTTTGAAGCTTTAACACACGATAGGTGCTATCGTCCCGCCTGGTCCGTTGAAAAGGCAGTTGAATACATGAACGATATGAAAGGCAGGCAATTCGACCCAATGGTGATTGATGCGTTCAACAAACACTTAAAAGACATGATTGCTATAGTGAAATCCAACTATAGCGAAGAAGTTTGA
- a CDS encoding RluA family pseudouridine synthase, translating into MDIQVTNREDGWRLDKFVMEKTPDWISRTFIQKAIKNGEVLVNGTLKKPSYKVKSGDTITLMVPQKPQIPEILPENIPLDIIYEDRDILVINKQPGIITHPIPSHTSGTIVNAVLYHCKDLQGVGGVLRPGIVHRLDKDTSGVMVIAKNDLAHQSLTKQFKDRVTEKLYVCLVKGVPEKNEGDIDVSIARNPVLRVKMTVTQSTYGKPALTHYKVIRKFGNLASLVFAWPKTGRTHQIRVHMKYIGHPLMGDEVYGKAKEDEKFDIHRQMLHALSLSFFHPRTGERVKFIARLPEDFARAIKNIQDFLEAKP; encoded by the coding sequence ATGGATATACAGGTAACGAACAGGGAAGATGGCTGGCGCCTGGACAAATTCGTCATGGAAAAGACTCCAGACTGGATTTCAAGAACATTCATCCAGAAAGCAATAAAGAATGGCGAGGTTCTGGTGAATGGAACTTTGAAGAAGCCGAGCTACAAGGTGAAGTCTGGGGATACAATTACCTTGATGGTACCTCAGAAGCCCCAGATTCCGGAAATCCTGCCTGAGAACATACCGCTGGACATAATATACGAAGACCGTGATATATTGGTAATCAACAAACAACCAGGAATAATAACCCACCCCATTCCATCCCACACCTCGGGAACCATTGTCAACGCAGTCTTGTATCATTGTAAAGATTTACAAGGTGTTGGCGGGGTGCTGAGACCTGGTATTGTCCATAGGCTTGATAAAGATACAAGTGGTGTGATGGTAATTGCAAAGAATGACTTAGCACATCAATCGCTCACTAAACAGTTCAAAGACAGGGTCACAGAAAAACTGTATGTATGCTTAGTTAAAGGTGTGCCTGAAAAAAACGAAGGAGATATCGATGTAAGCATCGCCAGAAATCCTGTGCTCAGAGTTAAGATGACAGTAACTCAGAGTACATATGGCAAACCAGCACTCACACATTACAAAGTCATAAGAAAGTTTGGGAACTTGGCTTCCTTAGTTTTTGCGTGGCCCAAAACTGGAAGAACGCACCAGATTAGGGTTCATATGAAATACATCGGTCATCCACTTATGGGTGATGAAGTTTACGGAAAAGCTAAAGAAGATGAGAAATTTGATATTCACAGACAGATGCTCCATGCACTCAGCCTTTCATTTTTCCATCCAAGAACTGGTGAACGTGTAAAATTCATAGCAAGACTACCAGAAGATTTTGCCAGAGCGATAAAAAACATCCAAGATTTCTTGGAGGCAAAACCATAA